The window GCTTCATGCCACGAACCTCCCGTCTCGCAGCTTTGTCGCCCACTCTCAGTGTGGCCCGCGGGCCAGGAGCGGAGGAGGGGCCATCTGGCCCGTTGCGGGGCCGATCAGCCCCACCGTGTCTTGGGCGTGCGTCTCACAGCTCTCCGGTCAGCCCATGCGCGGCACACTGTGGGGGGCAGGTGTGGGGGCATCGGCGTGTGCAGTCACATGGCCTACGACCGCGACCACCCCGTCGAGTTGTTCTGCAAGGCGCGTCAGGATCGCAATCTGGCTCCGGCTCTCCAATTGGCCTTCCAGAGTGACGACGCCGTCGATCACATGGACGGCGACCGCGTCGGCTCCGAGCCCCATGGTGCCCACAACTACGTCCTCGATGATGCGTCGTCGTATCTCCGCGTCGGGGCGCAGAAACAGGCGGAGCAGATCCCGGCGCGTGACGATACCGACGAGCCGGTCCTCGTCGTCCACGACCGGCAGCCTCTCCACGCCACTACGCATCATCAGCCGAGCGGCGTCCGGTGCGGTCTCGTCTGCGTGGACGGTCACCGCCGGTGTCGACATGACCTCGGCAGCCATGAATTCCGCTCCCGACGACACTGCGGTCCCGGTGCCGGTCCCTGTGCCGGCGTCTGGTCCGTCGCTCGGCACGAGGTGTCTCGCGGCCTGTCGGTTCACCAGGTCGCTCTCGGAGACGACGCCGACGACCTGGTCCTCTTCGTCGAGCACCGGCAGTCCGCTGATGTTGTACTGGGCGAGCAGCTTCGCGACCTCCTTGAAGGAGGTGGCGGGGACGACCGAGACGACCTCGTCGGTCATCAGGTCTCCCACTCTGATGTGCTTCATGGAGGCTCCTCCTGCCGTCTCGCCGACCCGCACGGACGCAATGCCGGAGGTCGTTCAGAGACCACGATCCGCCGGCCGTACCGGAGTGAGGAGGGCCGAATGGGTCTCAGCCGGGACCGGTCGGACCCGGCTCGAGTGCTCGGGCAGGGCAGGATTCCCTCGGCAGGGACCATTGGGCCCCGGGCGGTCCTGAGCGGCCCTCCACATGCGGGGCCCCGCGGTGCCAGCGTGAGAGCTGCCACTTTTGCTGGCTCTCGGTGAGGAGGAACCATGGAAGGCACGACTGGCAGGCTGGAACTGGGTGCCGTCATCGTCGGCGTCGATGGCTCCAAGCCGGCCCGCCAGGCAGCGTTGTGGGCGGCGGCCGAGGCTGTACGCCGTGACAGTCCACTGCACATCGTCCACGCGGCTGACACGGACCGCCGGGCTCTCTACCTTTCAGTGGAGAGCATCGAGCGTGTACGCAACGCGGGCCAAGAACTGCTGCGGGACACTGCCGCCGCCATCAGGGACCAGTATCCCGGTGTGCACATCACCACGGAGCTCAGCCGCAGCTCCGCCGTCCCCAGCCTGCACCGGACCGCGGGGCTCCGCGGCACTGTCGTGGTGGGGAACCGGGGTCTCGGCGGTTTCGAATCTCTCATGCTCGGATCCGTCGGTCTGAAGGTTGCTGCCGGTGCCACGACGCCCGTGATCGTGGTCAGGGGCGTTGAGAAGGGAGGTGAGGCCGGAGTGGTGCTCGCCGCGGTCCGTGACGAGCACGACGGCGAATGCGCCCGCTACGCGGCGCGCGAAGCCGAGCTCCGCCAGGCATCGCTGCGGCTGTTGCACGTGTGGAACGTACTCGAGTCCGCCGGACTGGCCGTGACCATGCTCGACAACGTCGAAGGAATGGCCGGCGAACAGGTTCACCAACTGACGGCGGTGGCGGACGGGATCCGCGATGAATTCCCGGCCCTGACCGTGCAGACGGATGCTGAGGGAAGCCTCACCGTGGCCGGAGTTCTGGTCGAGGCATCCCATCACGCGGATCTGCTGGTGATGGGCGGACGGCGGTCACCCGGTTACATCGGACGCACCCTCGGGCGGACGACGCACACTCTCCTGCACCACGCGCACTGTCCAGTGCAGCTTATTCCGCGGCACGGTCCCGGACACGGGAGTGAGTCGTGATGGCCGCCGCTGAACGCCGCGAGCTCGTCGTCGGCATCGATCCGGCCAAGGATTGGCACCTGCCGCTGGCCTGGGCGGCGGACGAGGCCCATCGACGCGGGCTGGAGCTTCGGCTCGTCGTGGTCGTATCTCCACTACACGACACGCAGCACTGCGATGACAGCGCGCGCAGGATGTCCATGATCCAAGCCGGGTCACACGCTCTCCAAGCAGGTGCCGACTGGGCCCGGGAGCGCCATCCGCAACTGCAGCCGGTCACCGATCTGCTCGATGGCTTCCCGGCTTCGGTGATCGCCCGACTGTCCGAGGACGCCCGGATGGTCGTCCTCGGATCCCGACACCTGAACCGTACGGCGGAGCACTTCAGCGCCGGCTCCCTCGTCGTCCCCGTCACGGCAAGGGCACGTTGTCCTGTGGTGGTCGTGGGCGACGCGGAGCACGTCACCCAACAGCCGACCTACCTGGTCGTGGGAATTGACGGCAGCGAGTCCTCGAAGGCGGCGCTGGGGCTGGCGTTCGAGGAGGCAGACTTCCGCGGAGCCGCGCTCCGCGCCGTCTCGGTGTGGCAGCCGCCCGTGATCATGCTTCACGACGCGAAGGCCGCCGTGCAGGCTCAGCGTCGGATGCTCTCCGAGACCACAGCAGGTTGGTCGCTGAAGTACCCGGACGTGCACCTGGCCCACGAAGTGCCGACCGGACATCCGGTGGAGGAGCTCGCCAAGGCGTCCGAGCACGCCCTGGCTGTCGTCGTGGGCCGCCGCGGCCGGGGCGGTTACACGGGCATGCGGCTCGGTTCAGTCGTCCACGGACTGCTGCACCGCGCGCACTGCCCGGTGATCACAGTTCCCCTCGTGTGAAGCCTCATCGTGACTACCACCTCGGACGTGGACGAGTGCCGGTAGAGGAGCCCGGCGGGTTGACCGCGGCGGAGGCCGAGCGCCGTCTGGCCGAGCACGGCCGCAACGAGGTGGCGGAGGTGCGTAGCGCACCTCTGTACAGCCGAGTCGTTGCGCAGCTCGGTGATCCGCTGATCATGGTGTTGCTCGGTGCGGCACTGCTGACGATTGTGATCGGCGATCACGCGGACGCGGTGGTCATCGGTCTGGTGATCGTCTTCAACACGACGGTGGGGGTCGCGCAGGAGATCCGCGCTGACCACGCCGTGGCAGCTCTGTCGGCGATGTCGGCACCGAGCGCTCGTGTCCTGCGGGACGGCTCAGCACGGGAGATTGCCGCAACGGTTGTGGTGCCCGGCGACGTACTGCTGCTCGGCGAGGGCGACATCGTCGCTGCCGACGCCGAGCTCATCGAGGCATCTGCCCTACTCATCGACGAATCCATGCTTACCGGGGAGTCCGTCCCTGTGGACAAGGATTCCGGCGCGCTGCTGGGCGCAGGGACTGTCGTGGTGCGCGGACGGGGCGTCGCAACGGTCACAGTCACCGGCGCCGAAAGTGCGCTCGGCCGTATCGCCGCACTCCTCGACGGTGCACGCGAGCCGACACCACTGCAGCGCCGTCTCGCCTCCCTGGGGCGCATCCTGGCCGTCGTCACCCTGGGACTCTGCCTTGTGGTCTTCGTCTTCGGGCTCGCACGCGGCCTGCCGGCCGGGACCATGGCCGTGACGGCGATCAGCCTGGCCGTCGCGGCGGTCCCCGAGTCCCTGCCTGCCGTCGTGACCCTCGCACTGGCGCTGGGCGCCCGGCGTATGGCGGCCCGGCACGCCCTCGTACGCAGGCTCCCGGCCGTGGAGACGCTCGGCTCCGTGGCAGTGCTGGCTACCGACAAGACCGGAACCCTCACCGAAGGTCGCATGGTGGTTCAGCACGTTTGGACGCCGCGGCTTGCAGCGGATTTCTTCGGGGTGGGTTACGAACCTTATGGGGACATCCAGGTCGATGGCAGGAAGCCGACGCCCGCTGAACTTGGCCCCGTACGGGACCTGCTGACGGCGGCATCGCTGTGCAATGACGCCGCCCTGCGGCCACCGAAGGATCATGCCGCCCATGAGAACCGGTGGACTGCGGTCGGTGACCCCATGGAAGCCGCACTCTTGGCGGCAGCGGCCAAAGCAGGTTGTGCGGATCAAACGGAAATCAGGCGGCTGTACCCGAGGACATGGGAAGCACCGTTCGACAGTCTCCGCAAGCGCATGACCACAGTGCACCGAATGCCTTCAGGTGCTCTGCTCGTGTGCTTGAAGGGCGCGCCTGAAGTGGTGCTCGACGTCTCCGTGCTCGCCGACCGCAAAGACGTCCTGATGGGCGCGCGACAGCAGGCGGCGATCCTTGCTTCCCGCGGCTTCCGAGTGCTCGCCGTTGCATCCACCGAGCGGCGGAACGAACCGAGCAACGCTGCCACAGCTGAGACAGGCCTGCGGCTGCTGGGCCTCGCTGCCATCAGCGATCCCCCGAAACCAGCGGCGGCCGCTACGCTCGCCGCCTGCCGTGCAGCGGGGATCACACCAGTCCTTATTACGGGAGATCACCCCGCCACAGCACGCGCGGTGGCCGCTCGTGTGGGACTCATTGACGGAGTCTGCGGTGACGACTCGGTACTTACTGGCCCTGATCTGGCATCAGGGCGCACAGACGACCTCACCACAGCACGGGTATTCGCCCGGACGAACCCGCAGCAGAAACTGGACATCGTCGATGCCTGGTGTTCCCGAGGGGCGGTCACGGCCATGACCGGCGACGGTGTCAACGACGGCCCGGCCCTGCGCCGGGCCGACATCGGTGTGGCCATGGGCAAGCGGGGAACGGAGGTCGCACGACAGGCGGCTGACCTCGTCCTCACCGACGATGACCTGTCGACCGTAGTCGCGGCCGTCGAGGAGGGCCGGCGCGTGTACGACAACATCCGGCGCTTCTTGATTTATGGCCTGGCTGGCGGTACCGCGGAGATCCTCGTCATGCTGGTCGGTCCCCTTGTCGGACTCCCGCTGCCCCTCCGGGCCGGCCAGATCCTGTGGATCAATTTGCTGACCCATGGTCTGACTGGTGTGGTCATGGGCGCAGAGCCGGCGTCCCCGGATGCCATGCACAGGCCACCGCGGCCACCCGGTCAGCACATCCTCGGCGCCGGTGCTTGGCAGCGTCTCCTCGTGCTGGCCACGGTCGTTACCGCGGTCTGTCTGGCGGCAGGGGTTGTTGCACGTGCCTGGGACCTTCCATGGCAGAGCGTCCTGTTCCTGTCGCTGCTCGGCGCGCAACTCGGCGTCGTCATGGGGCTGCGGACGCGTCTACTGACCCGGCAGAACCCCTTCCTCCCCCTGGCCGTGCTCGCATCTGCCCTGCTGGCGCTGGCGGCCCTGTACGCTCCGCCGCTGCGGTCGGTTCTGGAGACCGAGCCGCTCGGTTGGTCCGGGGCCGCTCTTGCGACGGCCGCCTTTATGAGTGGCTACCTGGCTGCTCGGTTCACACGACATGCATTCCGGGAAAGGAAGGCCGCGGAGGCGAAGTCATGAGACTGGTGCGAGTCTTCGCCCACCGTGAACCGCCGCACGATCTTCAACCGGCTGGTCACCGCAGACCGGAGCACGGTGGCGGTAGGTGCCGACTCGGTACGAGGGGTTACGTCATAGAGCGATGGCAGCGTAAAAGCAGGTGTTCTGGCGTTCCGTTCAGGGAGGGCCGACACGGTAGGGCCGCATCATCTCGTTGTCCTCGTGTTCCAGCATGTGGCAGTGCCACACATACTGTCCCGCCCGGTCGAAGGTGGCTTTGACCCGGGTGATGGCGTGCGGATAGGCGATCACCGTGTCCTTGAAACCGCTCTCCCCGGGCTCTGGAGGTCTTGCACTGTGCCCGGCGGTCTGCCGGTCGACGACCTGGAACTGAACCTCGTGGATGTGGATCGGGTGGGCGTCTTTGGTGGAGTTGTGTATTTCCCAGATCTCGGTCGCCCCGAGTGCCGGGTTCTCCGTGATGGGATCACTCCATCCCATGGGGATCCGGTTTCCGTGCCGGTCCACGGTGCCGAGCATCACCATGCGGGGGCCCACCCCCCGCAGGACTGCGGAGTTCTGCTCCTGCAAGGAGACCTGCCGTGTGTGGCTCGCTGGACCCAGTGGTTCGAACGGCGGAAGGGTGAGCTGGGCGGGGGGTATGGTCCTGTCCGGTGTAGCGAGCGGTCGTGCCACGGTGAATTTCATGACCTGTCCGGTGGTCCCGGGAGCCGCCGGCTGGAAGTCTGTGCCCGCTTTCCCGCCCTTGAACGGCTCGTCGGGGCCCTCGTTGACGAGGTACAGATTGGTGCCGACCGGGATCGAGGTGAAGTCGACGATGACGTCGGCGCGTTCGGCGGGGGCGGTGAGCAGTTGGTCGCGCTGCACAGGTGCGGGCAGGAAACCTCCCTCCGAACCGATCTGCCAGAAGGGGAGCACCGGAGCTGAGGGACGAGGGGCCATCGGGTCGGTGACGATCTTCAGGATCAGGAAGCGTGCGTTGCAGCCGTTGAGAATCCGCAGGCGGTAGCGGCGCGGCTCGACGGAGAGAGTGGGCCAGGTACGGCCGTTGGTCACCATCGTGTTGCCGAAGAACTCCGGGTTCCAGATGGGAGAGATGTCACTGCCGGGGATGTAGGGACCGGTGAAGTGGTCGAAGGATGCACGACTCGCCGGGTAGAACAGGCTGCCGTCGGTGGAGAACGACCGGTCCTGGATGACGACCGGGATCTCGTAGTAGTGCCTCCCCGGGGGGTCACCGAGCTTCGGTGCCGGCCCCGGAAGCACACCGCTCGGAAGGTCGGCAGGCCCGCCACGCAGGAGGTAGAAGCCCGCCAGCCCCGCGTAGACGTTCAGCCGAGTGACCCCCAGGGCATGGTCATGGAACCAGGAGGTGGCGGCACGCTCCTGGTTGGCGTACTGGAATACGGCGGTTCCTGGCTCCCAGGCTGCATGGAACTGGTCCTCGAATATCATCTTGAACTGTTCATAGAAGGAGCCCACCCGTGCATATCCGTCGGGGATGTCGGATGCACGGGGTAGATACCACGCCTCGGGGTAGCCGTCGCTCTCCTGCGTGTTGTGCCCCCCGTGCAGGTGGGTCACGATCGGCACGGGCCCGGTATAGGGGCCGGGTGTCGAGGTGAAGGTCGGTCGGGCATCACGCCATGAAATACCGCCTTCAGGGTTGGCCCAGTGCAGTGTGGGGTCTACCGGCAGTAGGTGCGGCAGATGGTTGCCGTGGCGGTCGAGCAGCTGGTTCACCCACGTGACCTGTATGGCCCGGCCGAAGGTCGCCTCGACGGTGCATGACGGGTAGGCGAAGCTTCCCGGATGTCGGGTCGACCCGTATCCCCACACCGTCGTGGCAGGCATACCGGCCGGCAGAATCTGCTGCCGAAACTGCCGAACACCGATCGTGTAGTGATCGACGTGTCCTGCCTCGTCCCTCTCGGCCCAGGGCATGACTGACGGGACGGCGAGCTCGGTGACGTACTTGTCGATTGCCGTCGGGTCCAGGACGCGACTGGCGAACCCCGGCCAGGCCGACGTGGAGGCAGGCCCGGCCGGGAGGAAGAGGCAGGCTCCGCCGCCTAGGCCGGCCTTGATGAATTGACGCCTTGTGGCCATTTGCGTCCTCCTGGACACGGCCCCCCATCGGCTGTAGTCCCAGAAACCGTTCCAGTGTTTCGGACACAACGAAGAAGGGCCACTCGGAACGTGGCGGGCCGAGGCCTTCGTGCAAGTGCAGCGTTTCAGGTCGCCCGGAGCTCCACTCCGTGGCGTTCACGGTGCATCGCCTACGACTGTGGCGACAGTCGGCTTGATAAAGGAGACTGGTACGGCCCGGCCCGGTTTCAGCGGCAGCGCAGTCACGACACTGCCCCCCCCCGTAACGTGGAGGTTGAGTGTCCACTCCGCCGGAGGAACTTCACTCAGTCGATGCCCCTGGTGAGTCGCGACCACCCGCACGGCGGAGCCGGACCGGCTGTTGCAGGACGCAGTGCCTGGAGGGAGCTTCAGACAAGCTCCATGCGCACGTCCACGACGCCTTCGACCGCGCGAATGGCCCGAGCGAGAAGCGGCACCAGGGAACGGTTTTGGAGAGGCCCTCGCAGGGTGACGACACCATCCAGCACCGAGAACTCCAGCTCGACCGGGGGAACGAGCTCCGCGAGGACAGCGGAGCGGATCTCATCGCCGATCTCCTCGTCCGGGCGCAGGAACACTTTCAGCAGGTCGCTGCGGCTCACGACACCCTCCAGCATGCCGAGGCTGTTCACGACGGGCAGACGCTTTACCCGCTTGCGCGCCATGATGCGGGCGGCCTCGGCGAGCGTGGCATCGGGGTGGACGGTGACGGCCGGACTCGACATCAGCTCCTCGGCCAGCACGGCGTCGGCTTTGGATGCCTCCTCGAGCTGGTCGGGCAGCTTGGGCTCGTCCTGCCGGAATTCCTCCTTCGGCAGCAGGTCCGCCTCGGAGACAACCCCGACGACACGGCCCTCGCCTTCGAGTACCGGCACTGCGCTGACCTTCCACTGGTGCATCAGCTCGACGATCTCCTTGTACGAGGCCTCGCGGCCGATGGCCACGGCCGTGTGGGTCATGACGTCGCTGACGGTGTACCGGGATGCAGTCATGGGGTGCTCCTCGGGCCGGGGCTATTGCGGTGGCGCGGCGGCGTTCATCACGGACAACTGCCGCTGCCGTGAGGGGTGTAAAGGTTAGAGCGGCGGATCCGAGAGGCGCTGCAATCGGTTGACGAGAACAATGGCTTTTGCGTGGTGGCGAGATCGGATCAAATGACTTCGCCAGAGTCCCATATCAGATTCTTCTTGATATATTCGCGGACATGTGCCGCGAGTGAGTTGAGGAGCCCTGAGAGTTCCGCTTTCGGCGCGACGGGTGCCCATATGGTGCGGGCCCCGGGGGGCAGTGCCGCGAGGTCGGCCGCGAACCTTTGCCGCGCTGTGAGCAGCTCCGTGCGTTCCGAAACGCGTCGGCCCTCCCGCATGACCGACTCCAGCAGCGGGACGCCATCCGGAGGCGGCGGTTCGTCGATGAGAGCTATGAGATCCGCATATCCCGGCCTTCGGAACACCTGCTTGCGCCCTGGCGCTGTCACCTTGGCCGAAGAAAGCTTCATTACCGGCCGCCCGTCGTACTCGACCAGCTTGTACGCGGAATCCAGGTAGGGGGCATCCGCGGAGACGCCGATCCGGGTCCCGACGGCGTACGTATCAATGGGCGCTCCGGAGCGGACCAGACTGTCCACGGCGAACTCGTCGAGACCACCGCTCGCCACGATGCGTGTCTCCTGTAGACCGGCGGCATCAAGGATCGTCCGCGCCCGCACGGCCAGTGCTCCGAGGTCACCGCTGTCCAGCCGGATGGCGCACCCCGGACCGAGCCCCAGATCGCGCAGCACACGCGCCGCGGTCGCCACGCCCGTCACGGTGTCGTAGGTGTCCACGAGGAGTGTTACAGGGCCTGGATGGGACCGGGCGAAGGCCCGGAACGCGTCCTCCTCGAGACCGAATGCCTCGATGTACGAGTGGGCCATCGTGCCTACTGCGGACAAGCCCTCGGAGTGAGCTGCCGCCACATTGCTGGTTCCGGCGAAGCCAACCATGGCACCCAGCCGAGCTGCCCGGTGCCCGGCTTCAATGCCATGAGTGCGCCGCAGGGAGAAGTCCACGACCTGGTGTCCGTCGGCGGCCAGGACGCAGCGCGCGCATTTGGAGGCGATGGCGGTCTGGTGGTTGAGCTGGTTGAGTACGTAGGTTTCAACCAGCTGGGCCTGCGGAAGCGGCGCAGTGATTTCCAGCAGGGGTTCGCCGGCCAGCACGATACGCCCTTCGGGCACTGCCCGTACCTCACCACTGAATTCCAGGCCGAGTAGTGGTGCCAGATCCTCGGGCGGTCGTCCCATCACAGAGGCGAAGACATCCACGTCATCCGCGTCCACACGATAGGCGGAAAGGAAGTCGAGGACTGATTCCAGACCGGCACAGACAAGAAAGCCCCGGTCCGGAGGCAGGTTGCGCACGAACAGACTGAACGTCGCCGAACCGGTCATGCTCTCGCTCAGGTACGACTGGGCCATTGTGACCTCGTAGAGGTCGGTGCTCGTGGCATTCGACATCGACGGCACCTTCCCGCCCTGAACGGTTCGCGCGCCTGGCTTCCCTCCCCCCTCCACTATCGGCCTCTGACGCCACGTGGGCCAGCCAAGCGCCAGGCGGCGCCCAGCGAACCTCCTGCTGCCGCTGTAGCAGAGGGGCCCGTCATGGGTGCGGCCCGGGCGGATCACGTCCGTCCGCAGGGGCGGCTCCACCTTCCCGCC is drawn from Streptomyces sp. NBC_01717 and contains these coding sequences:
- a CDS encoding CBS domain-containing protein, with the translated sequence MKHIRVGDLMTDEVVSVVPATSFKEVAKLLAQYNISGLPVLDEEDQVVGVVSESDLVNRQAARHLVPSDGPDAGTGTGTGTAVSSGAEFMAAEVMSTPAVTVHADETAPDAARLMMRSGVERLPVVDDEDRLVGIVTRRDLLRLFLRPDAEIRRRIIEDVVVGTMGLGADAVAVHVIDGVVTLEGQLESRSQIAILTRLAEQLDGVVAVVGHVTAHADAPTPAPHSVPRMG
- a CDS encoding universal stress protein — protein: MEGTTGRLELGAVIVGVDGSKPARQAALWAAAEAVRRDSPLHIVHAADTDRRALYLSVESIERVRNAGQELLRDTAAAIRDQYPGVHITTELSRSSAVPSLHRTAGLRGTVVVGNRGLGGFESLMLGSVGLKVAAGATTPVIVVRGVEKGGEAGVVLAAVRDEHDGECARYAAREAELRQASLRLLHVWNVLESAGLAVTMLDNVEGMAGEQVHQLTAVADGIRDEFPALTVQTDAEGSLTVAGVLVEASHHADLLVMGGRRSPGYIGRTLGRTTHTLLHHAHCPVQLIPRHGPGHGSES
- a CDS encoding universal stress protein, which produces MAAAERRELVVGIDPAKDWHLPLAWAADEAHRRGLELRLVVVVSPLHDTQHCDDSARRMSMIQAGSHALQAGADWARERHPQLQPVTDLLDGFPASVIARLSEDARMVVLGSRHLNRTAEHFSAGSLVVPVTARARCPVVVVGDAEHVTQQPTYLVVGIDGSESSKAALGLAFEEADFRGAALRAVSVWQPPVIMLHDAKAAVQAQRRMLSETTAGWSLKYPDVHLAHEVPTGHPVEELAKASEHALAVVVGRRGRGGYTGMRLGSVVHGLLHRAHCPVITVPLV
- a CDS encoding cation-translocating P-type ATPase, which encodes MTAAEAERRLAEHGRNEVAEVRSAPLYSRVVAQLGDPLIMVLLGAALLTIVIGDHADAVVIGLVIVFNTTVGVAQEIRADHAVAALSAMSAPSARVLRDGSAREIAATVVVPGDVLLLGEGDIVAADAELIEASALLIDESMLTGESVPVDKDSGALLGAGTVVVRGRGVATVTVTGAESALGRIAALLDGAREPTPLQRRLASLGRILAVVTLGLCLVVFVFGLARGLPAGTMAVTAISLAVAAVPESLPAVVTLALALGARRMAARHALVRRLPAVETLGSVAVLATDKTGTLTEGRMVVQHVWTPRLAADFFGVGYEPYGDIQVDGRKPTPAELGPVRDLLTAASLCNDAALRPPKDHAAHENRWTAVGDPMEAALLAAAAKAGCADQTEIRRLYPRTWEAPFDSLRKRMTTVHRMPSGALLVCLKGAPEVVLDVSVLADRKDVLMGARQQAAILASRGFRVLAVASTERRNEPSNAATAETGLRLLGLAAISDPPKPAAAATLAACRAAGITPVLITGDHPATARAVAARVGLIDGVCGDDSVLTGPDLASGRTDDLTTARVFARTNPQQKLDIVDAWCSRGAVTAMTGDGVNDGPALRRADIGVAMGKRGTEVARQAADLVLTDDDLSTVVAAVEEGRRVYDNIRRFLIYGLAGGTAEILVMLVGPLVGLPLPLRAGQILWINLLTHGLTGVVMGAEPASPDAMHRPPRPPGQHILGAGAWQRLLVLATVVTAVCLAAGVVARAWDLPWQSVLFLSLLGAQLGVVMGLRTRLLTRQNPFLPLAVLASALLALAALYAPPLRSVLETEPLGWSGAALATAAFMSGYLAARFTRHAFRERKAAEAKS
- a CDS encoding multicopper oxidase family protein, with amino-acid sequence MATRRQFIKAGLGGGACLFLPAGPASTSAWPGFASRVLDPTAIDKYVTELAVPSVMPWAERDEAGHVDHYTIGVRQFRQQILPAGMPATTVWGYGSTRHPGSFAYPSCTVEATFGRAIQVTWVNQLLDRHGNHLPHLLPVDPTLHWANPEGGISWRDARPTFTSTPGPYTGPVPIVTHLHGGHNTQESDGYPEAWYLPRASDIPDGYARVGSFYEQFKMIFEDQFHAAWEPGTAVFQYANQERAATSWFHDHALGVTRLNVYAGLAGFYLLRGGPADLPSGVLPGPAPKLGDPPGRHYYEIPVVIQDRSFSTDGSLFYPASRASFDHFTGPYIPGSDISPIWNPEFFGNTMVTNGRTWPTLSVEPRRYRLRILNGCNARFLILKIVTDPMAPRPSAPVLPFWQIGSEGGFLPAPVQRDQLLTAPAERADVIVDFTSIPVGTNLYLVNEGPDEPFKGGKAGTDFQPAAPGTTGQVMKFTVARPLATPDRTIPPAQLTLPPFEPLGPASHTRQVSLQEQNSAVLRGVGPRMVMLGTVDRHGNRIPMGWSDPITENPALGATEIWEIHNSTKDAHPIHIHEVQFQVVDRQTAGHSARPPEPGESGFKDTVIAYPHAITRVKATFDRAGQYVWHCHMLEHEDNEMMRPYRVGPP
- a CDS encoding CBS domain-containing protein encodes the protein MTASRYTVSDVMTHTAVAIGREASYKEIVELMHQWKVSAVPVLEGEGRVVGVVSEADLLPKEEFRQDEPKLPDQLEEASKADAVLAEELMSSPAVTVHPDATLAEAARIMARKRVKRLPVVNSLGMLEGVVSRSDLLKVFLRPDEEIGDEIRSAVLAELVPPVELEFSVLDGVVTLRGPLQNRSLVPLLARAIRAVEGVVDVRMELV
- a CDS encoding nicotinate phosphoribosyltransferase gives rise to the protein MSNATSTDLYEVTMAQSYLSESMTGSATFSLFVRNLPPDRGFLVCAGLESVLDFLSAYRVDADDVDVFASVMGRPPEDLAPLLGLEFSGEVRAVPEGRIVLAGEPLLEITAPLPQAQLVETYVLNQLNHQTAIASKCARCVLAADGHQVVDFSLRRTHGIEAGHRAARLGAMVGFAGTSNVAAAHSEGLSAVGTMAHSYIEAFGLEEDAFRAFARSHPGPVTLLVDTYDTVTGVATAARVLRDLGLGPGCAIRLDSGDLGALAVRARTILDAAGLQETRIVASGGLDEFAVDSLVRSGAPIDTYAVGTRIGVSADAPYLDSAYKLVEYDGRPVMKLSSAKVTAPGRKQVFRRPGYADLIALIDEPPPPDGVPLLESVMREGRRVSERTELLTARQRFAADLAALPPGARTIWAPVAPKAELSGLLNSLAAHVREYIKKNLIWDSGEVI